The Sorghum bicolor cultivar BTx623 chromosome 6, Sorghum_bicolor_NCBIv3, whole genome shotgun sequence genome contains the following window.
TCCCTCTAGATTTATTTCTACATATATGGGTATCATTATGTGCTCCAAACTTTGTCAGACTTATTTCCTGTCCAATTTCTGCATGGATGAAGCAAGtacatcaaaaaaaaaatttaggcTAAAAAGAAATCCATTTTCTGAAATTCTTTAATCTGCAATCTAGCCATTTTAGTTAGTATCAGCCTGACTTAGTTCCtttattatgcatcttttatctTGGCATAGATGTCTCGATCATGTCTTGGCTTCCTTCCACTAGGCTGTATAGGCCTTTATTATGCATCTTTCATCTTTTTCTGAGAGCAGTCATGTTATTGAATTCTATCCAGATGTGCTGGTGTTGACATGGCAACCCTGCCATATGAGCTTGCGCCAAAAGAATTTAGTGgtcaagaagaagatcaacaaagGAGTAAGCATGCAACTTCAAGGAGTGTGAACGTGAAGAAGTCATTGCTAGTGAAACAGAAGTCATCTGTTGTTAATGCTCAAAAGCCTCCGATAGAGAAGCGGAGGAAGCCAGCTGCTTCGAATGTGCAATTTGTGAGGTCCCCGCTACTGAATAAGATCCTAACATCGCCAAGGATGGGCCACTCCGGAGCCAAACACCAAAGGTCACCATATGCAGGATTATCATCTTCAACCTTACCCAATGATACAAGAATGGCTGCTTCTCCTAATCTTGGCCGAGGTTAGATTTAAATTATTGCGTGCACTATCATTGTTTATCCTAATCTACTGCTTTAATGTCTAAAAAAAACAAGAGTATTTATTTGCTATTTTATTGTTTTCCTAATTAATACTCGTATACTTATGTTGTAGATTCATCGAGaacaggtaaaaggctcaaaccTATCAACAGAGCCCTCGGCCGGCGCTCCACTACGGTAGAGGAAGATGAGGTAGGAGAGGATGAGGGTGATGAAGCAACCAAGATCCAGGAACTCACTTCTGGGTAACGATTTCCTCAATCCTCACCTCCCTTCACTAACTCTTTGTGCAATATTTATTTGTTTCCTAAAATTTTAAAGTTAAAATTTACTTTCTTCGATTCAGTCGTGGCGGGATACATATGGAAACTCTACCATTTGAGATCGTGCTAGAAGATGTAGGACAACAAAGGAATATGCAGCAGCAAGGAGGGAAAGATGCAGCATCAAGGATCAAGTCCTTGCTGTCAAAACGGAAGTCCTCTGTTGTTAGTGCTTCAAATCATTCAGAAGGAA
Protein-coding sequences here:
- the LOC110436565 gene encoding uncharacterized protein LOC110436565 isoform X1: MVGTPIPAVAGSRNLALDSRSSMVEQEEAGEDGDHEASKFQASAFAGLGRDKYGCAGVDMATLPYELAPKEFSGQEEDQQRSKHATSRSVNVKKSLLVKQKSSVVNAQKPPIEKRRKPAASNVQFVRSPLLNKILTSPRMGHSGAKHQRSPYAGLSSSTLPNDTRMAASPNLGRDSSRTGKRLKPINRALGRRSTTVEEDEVGEDEGDEATKIQELTSGRGGIHMETLPFEIVLEDVGQQRNMQQQGGKDAASRIKSLLSKRKSSVVSASNHSEGIQRKSSVSHVHYVRSPVLNRMLHSPRMSQSPVLSARSSSSSSSDDTRIVISPDLGPEMVKATLQNLFSAYSSMSPDSNYSELEPNDGSIDEDDCWADFEQHLAAQKRKTHICKMIFSLDKRNLIFCSGGGYILRNILWFRVWQEMCLQHPHQL
- the LOC110436565 gene encoding uncharacterized protein LOC110436565 isoform X2; the protein is MVGTPIPAVAGSRNLALDSRSSMVEQEEAGEDGDHEASKFQASAFAGLGRDKYGCAGVDMATLPYELAPKEFSGQEEDQQRSKHATSRSVNVKKSLLVKQKSSVVNAQKPPIEKRRKPAASNVQFVRSPLLNKILTSPRMGHSGAKHQRSPYAGLSSSTLPNDTRMAASPNLGRDSSRTGKRLKPINRALGRRSTTVEEDEVGEDEGDEATKIQELTSGRGGIHMETLPFEIVLEDVGQQRNMQQQGGKDAASRIKSLLSKRKSSVVSASNHSEGIQRKSSVSHVHYVRSPVLNRMLHSPRMSQSPVLSARSSSSSSSDDTRIVISPDLGPELEPNDGSIDEDDCWADFEQHLAAQKRKTHICKMIFSLDKRNLIFCSGGGYILRNILWFRVWQEMCLQHPHQL
- the LOC110436565 gene encoding uncharacterized protein LOC110436565 isoform X3 encodes the protein MVGTPIPAVAGSRNLALDSRSSMVEQEEAGEDGDHEASKFQASAFAGLGRDKYGCAGVDMATLPYELAPKEFSGQEEDQQRSKHATSRSVNVKKSLLVKQKSSVVNAQKPPIEKRRKPAASNVQFVRSPLLNKILTSPRMGHSGAKHQRSPYAGLSSSTLPNDTRMAASPNLGRDSSRTGKRLKPINRALGRRSTTVEEDEVGEDEGDEATKIQELTSGRGGIHMETLPFEIVLEDVGQQRNMQQQGGKDAASRIKSLLSKRKSSVVSASNHSEGIQRKSSVSHVHYVRSPVLNRMLHSPRMSQSPVLSARSSSSSSSDDTRIVISPDLGPDFEQHLAAQKRKTHICKMIFSLDKRNLIFCSGGGYILRNILWFRVWQEMCLQHPHQL
- the LOC110436565 gene encoding uncharacterized protein LOC110436565 isoform X4, which encodes MATLPYELAPKEFSGQEEDQQRSKHATSRSVNVKKSLLVKQKSSVVNAQKPPIEKRRKPAASNVQFVRSPLLNKILTSPRMGHSGAKHQRSPYAGLSSSTLPNDTRMAASPNLGRDSSRTGKRLKPINRALGRRSTTVEEDEVGEDEGDEATKIQELTSGRGGIHMETLPFEIVLEDVGQQRNMQQQGGKDAASRIKSLLSKRKSSVVSASNHSEGIQRKSSVSHVHYVRSPVLNRMLHSPRMSQSPVLSARSSSSSSSDDTRIVISPDLGPEMVKATLQNLFSAYSSMSPDSNYSELEPNDGSIDEDDCWADFEQHLAAQKRKTHICKMIFSLDKRNLIFCSGGGYILRNILWFRVWQEMCLQHPHQL